A region from the Candidatus Eisenbacteria bacterium genome encodes:
- a CDS encoding DoxX family membrane protein yields MNRLATVARILLGAGFVVFGLNGFLHFLPNPEMKGPAGAFIGALVSSGYMMTLVAATQVVGGALVLTGVFVPLGLVLLAPILVNIVLFHLVLEPDGIVPGLVFCAFELIVAWHHRRAFRGLFT; encoded by the coding sequence ATGAACAGGCTCGCCACCGTCGCACGGATTCTGCTCGGCGCCGGGTTCGTCGTCTTCGGCCTAAACGGCTTCCTCCACTTCCTCCCGAACCCGGAGATGAAAGGGCCGGCCGGCGCGTTCATCGGAGCGCTCGTCAGCTCGGGTTACATGATGACGCTCGTGGCGGCGACCCAGGTCGTCGGCGGGGCGCTCGTGCTGACCGGCGTCTTCGTCCCGCTCGGGCTCGTGCTGCTGGCGCCGATCCTCGTGAACATCGTCCTCTTCCATCTCGTCCTGGAGCCGGATGGGATCGTTCCGGGGCTCGTCTTCTGCGCCTTCGAGCTCATCGTCGCCTGGCACCATCGACGGGCCTTCCGGGGGCTCTTCACATGA
- a CDS encoding pirin family protein, which produces MSVVLRRASERGRTRIDWLDSRHTFSFGEYHDARHMGFGTLRVINDDRVEPGQGFATHGHRDMEIITYVLEGALEHRDSLGSGSVITPGEVQIMSAGTGITHSEFNHSHVEPVHFLQTWVVPAERGVAPRYAQRAFDPAELQGRLRVVVAPGAPDGALDIHQDARLLVGRLAAGDEVVHRQGAGRRAWLHVARGTVALGGTPLDAGDGAAVTGEPAITVRASGPAEILVFDVA; this is translated from the coding sequence ATGAGCGTCGTCCTCCGGCGAGCGAGCGAGCGCGGTCGCACGCGAATCGACTGGCTCGACAGCCGCCACACCTTCTCGTTCGGGGAGTACCACGACGCGCGGCACATGGGATTCGGTACGCTGCGTGTCATCAACGACGATCGCGTCGAGCCGGGCCAGGGCTTCGCGACCCACGGCCATCGCGACATGGAGATCATCACCTACGTGCTCGAGGGCGCGCTCGAGCACCGCGACAGCCTGGGCTCGGGCTCGGTCATCACCCCGGGCGAGGTGCAGATCATGAGCGCCGGCACCGGAATCACACACAGCGAGTTCAACCATTCGCACGTCGAGCCCGTGCACTTCCTGCAGACCTGGGTCGTTCCGGCCGAGCGCGGGGTCGCGCCCCGCTACGCGCAGCGCGCGTTCGATCCGGCGGAGCTGCAGGGACGCCTGCGCGTGGTGGTCGCGCCCGGCGCCCCCGACGGCGCGCTCGACATCCACCAGGACGCGCGCCTGCTCGTCGGACGGCTCGCCGCCGGCGACGAGGTCGTCCACCGGCAGGGCGCGGGCCGGCGCGCGTGGCTCCACGTCGCGCGCGGCACGGTCGCGCTCGGCGGTACGCCCCTCGACGCGGGCGACGGTGCGGCGGTCACGGGCGAGCCCGCGATCACGGTGCGCGCGAGCGGACCGGCCGAGATCCTCGTGTTCGATGTCGCCTGA
- a CDS encoding glutathione S-transferase family protein → MAEPVRIIGSFLSPYVRKVLVFLHVKGIAYEIDPIIPFMGDDRFTSLSPLRRIPVLIDDRVTLSDSSVICQYLEDRHPQPALYPRDVAARARARWLEEFADTRMGDVFIWRLFNQVAIRPFVWGEETDTELVAKTLAEDVPQIMAYLESELPADGFAFGELSIADVALACFFRNAAFAHFAIDERRWPKTAGLVERTLATPGFQTLKPIEDRMIRTPPAKHRAVLAEMGVRLTRETYGTATPRRGVMQT, encoded by the coding sequence GTGTTTCTCCACGTGAAGGGCATCGCGTACGAGATCGATCCCATCATTCCGTTCATGGGCGACGACCGGTTCACGAGCCTGAGCCCGCTGCGGCGCATCCCGGTGCTGATCGACGACCGGGTGACGCTCTCCGACTCGTCGGTCATCTGCCAGTATCTCGAGGACCGACACCCGCAGCCCGCGCTCTACCCTCGCGACGTCGCCGCCCGTGCCCGCGCCCGCTGGCTCGAGGAGTTCGCCGACACCCGCATGGGCGACGTCTTCATCTGGCGGCTCTTCAACCAGGTGGCGATCCGTCCGTTCGTGTGGGGCGAGGAGACCGACACCGAGCTGGTGGCGAAGACGCTCGCCGAGGACGTGCCGCAGATCATGGCCTATCTCGAGTCCGAGCTGCCGGCGGACGGGTTCGCGTTCGGGGAGCTGTCGATCGCCGACGTCGCCCTCGCGTGCTTCTTCCGCAACGCCGCGTTCGCGCACTTCGCGATCGACGAGCGTCGATGGCCGAAGACGGCCGGGCTCGTGGAGCGTACGCTCGCGACCCCCGGCTTCCAGACCCTGAAGCCGATCGAGGATCGCATGATCCGGACGCCGCCGGCCAAGCACCGCGCCGTGCTGGCCGAGATGGGTGTCCGGCTGACACGCGAGACCTACGGCACCGCGACGCCCCGCCGCGGCGTCATGCAGACCTAG